A section of the Alligator mississippiensis isolate rAllMis1 chromosome 8, rAllMis1, whole genome shotgun sequence genome encodes:
- the SNX12 gene encoding sorting nexin-12 yields MSEAAVADTRRLNAKPQDLTDAYGPPSNFLEIDIFNPQTVGVGRARYTSYELRMRTNLPIFKLKESCVRRRYSDFEWLKNELERDSKIVVPPLPGKALKRQLPFRGDEGIFEESFIEERRQGLEQFINKIAGHPLAQNERCLHMFLQEETIDRNYVPGKVRQ; encoded by the exons aTGTCGGAGGCGGCGGTGGCCGACACCCGGCGCCTGAACGCGAAGCCGCAGGACCTGACGGACGCCTACGGGCCGCCCAGCAACTTCCTCGAGATCGACATCTTCAACCCGCAGACCGTGGGCGTGGGCCGCGCGCGCTACACCAGCTACGAGCTGCGCATGCGG ACAAACCTCCCCATCTTCAAGCTGAAGGAGTCGTGCGTGAGGCGGCGGTACAGCGACTTCGAGTGGCTGAAGAACGAGCTGGAGCGAGACAGCAAG ATTGTAGTGCCGCCGCTGCCCGGGAAAGCCTTGAAACGACAGCTCCCGTTCCGGGGTGACGAGGGGATCTTTGAGGAGTCTTTCATcgaggagaggaggcaggggctaGAACAGTTTATTAACAA AATCGCCGGACACCCTCTGGCACAGAACGAGCGCTGCTTACACATGTTCCTGCAGGAGGAGACCATCGACAGGAACTACGTCCCAGGGAAAGTCCGTCAGTAG